A genomic segment from Dechloromonas denitrificans encodes:
- a CDS encoding type I restriction endonuclease subunit R, which produces MTEDQLEQEALGWLLEAGYETLFGPDIAPDGEHPERADYLQVLLPFRLREVIHRLNPDIPTAAKEEALKQVLDLGIPALLSANRHFHKLLVGGVPVEYQKEGETRGDFVRLIDWSNPAKNRWLAVNQFSIKGPHHTRRPDVILFVNGLPLVLLELKNPADEKADIWKAYDQIQTYKEQIPDVFQYNELLVISDGSEARLGSLSSNAERFMQWRTIDGLTLDPLGQFNELETLIRGVLAPAQLLDYLRFFVLFEDDGGLVKKIAGYHQFHAVRAAINQVVVASRPGGTHKGGVVWHTQGSGKSITMTCFAARVMQETAMENPTIVVITDRNDLDGQLFGVFSLAQDLLREQPVQANTRQDLRAKLGNRPSGGIVFATIQKFMPGEDEDTFPVLSERSNIVVIADEAHRTQYGFKAKLKTIKAPRAAANDAQALKVAEPTAEYQTSFQVGYAQHLRDALPNATFVAFTGTPVSSEDRDTRAVFGDYIHVYDMQQAKEDGATVAIYFESRLAKLSLKQEELPQIDDEVDELAEDEEDSQKAQLKSKWAALEKVVGAEPRIASVAGDLVAHFEERNKAQSGKAMVVAMSREICVHLYNEIVKLRPEWHDADPEKGAIKIVMTGSASDKALLRPHIYSGQVKKRLEKRFKDPADPLRLVIVRDMWLTGFDAPCVHTLYADKPMKGHNLMQAIARVNRVFKDKQGGLVVDYIGIANELKSALREYTNSNGRGRPTVDAAEAYAVLAEKLDILRGLLHGFDYSDFLSAGHKRLAGAANHVLGLKDGKKRFADTALAMSKAFTLCCTLDEAKAVREEVAFHQAVKVILTKRDLSQKKRSDDEKELAIRQIIGSAVVSEEVVDVFDAVGLDKPNIGILDDDFLADVRSLPERNLAVELLERLLEGEIKSKFASNVVQERKFSELLSNVIKRYQNRAIETAQVIEELIEMAKKFRAAANRGEELGLSNDEVRFYDALADNESAVRELSDETLKKIAHELTENLRQNITVDWSARESVRAKLRLMVKRILRKYKYPPDQQETAVELVLQQMQTLGEEWAC; this is translated from the coding sequence ATGACTGAAGACCAACTCGAACAGGAAGCACTGGGCTGGCTGCTAGAGGCAGGCTACGAGACACTGTTTGGCCCGGACATCGCCCCGGACGGCGAACACCCGGAGCGCGCCGATTACCTGCAGGTGCTATTGCCCTTCCGCTTGCGCGAGGTGATTCACCGCCTGAACCCGGACATCCCTACCGCCGCCAAGGAAGAAGCGCTTAAACAAGTGCTGGATCTCGGCATCCCGGCCTTGCTTTCGGCCAATCGCCATTTCCACAAATTGTTGGTGGGCGGCGTGCCGGTGGAGTACCAGAAAGAGGGCGAAACGCGTGGCGATTTCGTTCGCCTGATCGACTGGAGCAACCCGGCCAAGAACCGCTGGCTGGCAGTCAATCAGTTCTCCATCAAAGGGCCGCACCATACCCGCCGGCCGGATGTGATCCTGTTCGTCAATGGCCTGCCGCTGGTACTGCTGGAGTTGAAGAACCCGGCCGATGAGAAGGCCGACATCTGGAAAGCCTACGACCAGATTCAGACATACAAGGAACAGATCCCCGATGTGTTCCAGTACAACGAGCTGCTGGTCATTTCTGACGGCAGCGAGGCGCGGCTGGGTTCGCTTTCCAGCAATGCTGAGCGCTTCATGCAGTGGCGGACGATCGATGGCCTGACGCTTGACCCGCTGGGCCAGTTCAACGAGCTGGAAACGCTGATTCGTGGCGTCTTGGCGCCAGCGCAATTGCTCGATTACCTGCGTTTCTTCGTGCTGTTCGAGGATGACGGCGGGCTGGTCAAGAAAATTGCCGGCTATCACCAGTTCCATGCGGTGCGGGCAGCGATCAACCAGGTGGTGGTGGCCTCGCGCCCCGGCGGCACGCACAAGGGCGGTGTCGTCTGGCATACGCAGGGCAGCGGCAAGAGCATCACGATGACCTGCTTTGCCGCGCGGGTGATGCAGGAAACAGCGATGGAGAACCCGACCATCGTCGTCATCACCGACCGCAACGATCTGGACGGGCAGTTGTTCGGCGTGTTTTCGCTGGCCCAGGATTTGTTGCGCGAGCAGCCGGTGCAGGCCAACACCCGGCAGGACTTGCGCGCAAAGTTGGGCAACCGTCCATCCGGCGGCATCGTCTTCGCAACTATCCAGAAATTCATGCCGGGCGAGGATGAGGACACCTTCCCTGTGCTCTCCGAGCGCAGCAACATCGTGGTGATTGCCGACGAAGCGCACCGGACGCAATACGGTTTCAAGGCCAAGCTGAAGACGATCAAGGCGCCCAGAGCTGCTGCCAACGACGCACAGGCGCTTAAAGTGGCCGAGCCCACGGCGGAGTATCAAACCAGCTTCCAGGTGGGCTACGCGCAGCATTTGCGCGATGCCTTGCCCAATGCCACCTTTGTAGCTTTTACAGGCACACCGGTTTCGTCGGAGGACCGTGATACGCGCGCCGTGTTCGGCGACTACATTCACGTCTACGACATGCAGCAGGCCAAGGAGGATGGGGCGACGGTCGCCATATACTTCGAGTCGCGCCTGGCCAAGCTGTCGCTGAAGCAGGAAGAACTGCCGCAGATTGACGACGAGGTCGACGAGCTGGCCGAGGACGAGGAAGACAGCCAGAAGGCGCAACTGAAGAGCAAATGGGCGGCGCTGGAAAAGGTGGTCGGCGCCGAGCCGCGCATCGCCAGCGTGGCCGGCGATCTGGTCGCTCATTTCGAAGAGCGTAACAAGGCGCAAAGCGGCAAGGCTATGGTCGTCGCCATGAGTCGCGAGATCTGCGTCCATCTCTACAATGAGATCGTCAAGCTGCGCCCGGAATGGCATGACGCCGACCCGGAAAAGGGCGCAATCAAGATCGTGATGACCGGCTCAGCCAGCGACAAGGCATTGCTCCGGCCGCACATCTACAGCGGCCAGGTCAAAAAACGGCTGGAGAAGCGTTTCAAAGACCCTGCCGACCCGTTGCGCCTGGTGATCGTGCGCGACATGTGGCTGACCGGCTTCGATGCGCCCTGCGTCCATACGCTCTACGCCGACAAGCCGATGAAGGGCCACAACCTGATGCAGGCCATTGCGCGGGTCAATCGGGTGTTCAAGGACAAGCAGGGTGGGCTGGTGGTGGACTACATCGGCATCGCCAATGAACTGAAAAGCGCCTTGCGGGAATACACCAACAGCAACGGGCGCGGCCGGCCGACGGTGGATGCCGCCGAAGCCTATGCCGTGCTGGCAGAGAAACTCGACATTCTGCGCGGCCTGCTGCATGGTTTCGATTACAGCGATTTCCTGAGCGCCGGCCACAAACGGCTGGCCGGTGCTGCCAATCATGTACTGGGGCTGAAAGACGGCAAGAAGCGTTTCGCCGATACGGCGCTGGCCATGAGTAAGGCTTTCACGCTGTGCTGCACGCTGGATGAAGCCAAGGCGGTGCGCGAGGAGGTGGCCTTCCATCAAGCCGTGAAGGTGATCCTGACCAAGCGTGACCTGAGCCAGAAAAAGCGCAGCGACGACGAAAAGGAACTGGCAATCCGCCAGATCATCGGTTCGGCGGTGGTTTCGGAAGAGGTTGTCGATGTCTTCGATGCGGTAGGCCTCGACAAGCCGAACATTGGCATCCTCGATGACGACTTCCTGGCTGATGTTCGCAGTCTGCCCGAGCGGAATCTGGCGGTTGAGCTACTGGAGCGGCTGCTTGAAGGTGAGATCAAGAGCAAATTCGCCAGCAATGTCGTGCAGGAACGGAAGTTTTCTGAGCTGTTGAGCAACGTTATCAAGCGTTATCAGAACCGCGCCATCGAAACGGCACAAGTCATCGAAGAACTGATCGAGATGGCCAAGAAGTTCCGGGCTGCAGCGAATCGCGGTGAAGAGCTGGGCCTGAGCAACGACGAGGTTCGTTTCTACGATGCGCTGGCCGACAACGAGTCAGCGGTGCGCGAGCTGTCGGATGAG
- a CDS encoding Fic family protein translates to MRPPVAMTALPSLETLNAARFDTPAILKCLASASRALAELKGVAASIPNQGILINTLGLQEAKDSSEIENIVTTHDELFKDDVLPEAFANPAAKEVLRYRQALHLGYRQVRETGLITANRIVDIQAELERNNAGFRKLPGTALKTGAGETVYTPPQDPAEIVALMSELERFINDGERFAVDPLIRMALIHHQFESIHPFYDGNGRTGRILNVLYLVKEGLLDVPVLYLSRHIVRTKADYYRLLQAVRDADAWEEWVLYMLEVVEQTSRQTIQTIHAIKDALFDYKHRIRADYKFYSQDLINNLFMHPYTKIEFIERDLDVSRLTASKYLDALDAGGFVQKNKIGRSNYYVNVALNRILLGS, encoded by the coding sequence TTGCCATGACTGCCTTGCCTTCCCTTGAAACGCTGAATGCTGCCCGCTTCGATACGCCGGCCATCCTGAAATGCCTGGCCAGCGCCAGCCGTGCCTTGGCTGAGCTGAAAGGGGTTGCGGCGTCGATTCCGAACCAGGGCATCCTGATCAATACGCTAGGCTTGCAGGAGGCCAAGGACAGTTCGGAAATCGAGAACATCGTTACGACTCACGATGAGTTGTTCAAGGATGATGTGTTGCCGGAGGCTTTCGCCAATCCGGCGGCCAAGGAGGTGTTGCGCTACCGGCAGGCGCTGCATCTTGGCTATCGGCAAGTCCGTGAGACTGGCCTGATTACCGCCAACCGCATTGTCGACATCCAGGCTGAGTTGGAGCGCAACAACGCCGGTTTTCGCAAACTGCCGGGCACGGCGCTGAAAACCGGGGCGGGGGAAACGGTCTATACCCCGCCACAAGACCCCGCCGAAATTGTTGCACTGATGAGCGAGCTGGAACGCTTCATCAACGACGGCGAGCGTTTCGCGGTCGACCCTCTGATACGGATGGCGCTGATTCATCACCAGTTCGAGAGCATCCATCCCTTCTACGACGGCAATGGCCGTACCGGGCGCATCCTGAATGTGCTCTATCTGGTCAAGGAAGGGCTGCTTGATGTGCCGGTGCTCTACCTCTCTCGCCACATCGTGCGTACCAAGGCGGATTATTACCGCCTGCTGCAGGCGGTGCGCGACGCCGACGCCTGGGAGGAGTGGGTGCTGTACATGCTCGAAGTTGTGGAACAGACCTCCAGGCAGACGATTCAGACCATCCATGCGATCAAGGATGCGCTGTTCGACTACAAGCACCGTATTCGCGCCGACTACAAGTTCTACAGCCAGGACCTGATCAACAACCTGTTCATGCACCCCTATACCAAGATCGAGTTCATCGAACGCGACCTCGACGTCTCGCGCCTGACCGCCAGCAAGTATCTGGATGCCCTGGATGCCGGCGGCTTCGTGCAGAAGAACAAGATTGGGCGCAGCAATTACTACGTGAATGTGGCGTTGAACCGCATTCTGCTGGGTAGTTGA